The segment TTCAACTTTCCGCAAAAATGAAAGTCCAAAGGAAATGTTTGTATCAAAGCCTGTTCGCGTACAGACATACGTCTGTGATTTCGGGGATGTTGGATTGCACAGACCCCCCCTTTTCCATTTCCGCGAGCCAAAATAGTAGGGGAAGGCTTATCTGGGTCGGTGATTCTGTGTCCTGTAAAGTTGCGGTTCGTCACTTTATATTGGGAACATATGTGGTTTAGCAGGTTGTGATGTGATTCAGGCTCTGGGATTTCAGCCAAGACCTCATTAATAGTTACCCAACGGGGTAAACCATCAGCCCCAGTTTTTGCATGCGTTGGTGTTGGGTACACATAGTCTAAACTTATAGGCAAATCAGCCCTTGTCCCTGCGATAATAACTCTCTGCCGAGTCTGTGGGACACCATAGTTTGCCGTGTTAAATAGTTTTTTCTGGACCCGGAAACCCGCATCGGTAAAGTCTTTCTCTATGCGATTAATCGCATTACCTTTTGCAAGGCTCAATATCCCCCGCACGTTTTCTGCTAAAAACCATTTTGGCTGTTTTTCTTTAACGATTCTAAGAAATTCTAAGTAAAGTCGATTCCGATCATCTTCTTCAAAGCGAAGAAGGTTGGCCTGAGAGAAGCCTTGGCATGGAAAT is part of the Pseudodesulfovibrio alkaliphilus genome and harbors:
- a CDS encoding DNA cytosine methyltransferase, translated to MKIVSLFSGAGGLDLGLMQAGHRIVWANDFDPDCVKTYRKNIGDHIVLGPIENIPTKQIPNADVVVGGFPCQGFSQANLLRFEEDDRNRLYLEFLRIVKEKQPKWFLAENVRGILSLAKGNAINRIEKDFTDAGFRVQKKLFNTANYGVPQTRQRVIIAGTRADLPISLDYVYPTPTHAKTGADGLPRWVTINEVLAEIPEPESHHNLLNHICSQYKVTNRNFTGHRITDPDKPSPTILARGNGKGGVCAIQHPRNHRRMSVREQALIQTFPLDFHFCGKLNSCYRQVGNAVPVLFARHLGNQLQQLSILRRAA